Genomic window (Diabrotica undecimpunctata isolate CICGRU chromosome 6, icDiaUnde3, whole genome shotgun sequence):
TTGGTCAACTACTAATGAAGTTATCAGAATTAAGTGGCAAAGCGGTCTTTATACATGGTTTTGACTATATCATCAAGATATACTAGACATGTTTTCCTCTCTTTCAAGTCCTCTTAAAACCATCTCCATTACAACTTTCAAACGTAGCTAGAGCATTACAAAGACTAGACTAGACATTTCAGGACTTTTTCGATGGCATcttgaatcatcatcatcattggtgctacagccctataaaagagcctcgaccttcccaagtctattacgccagtcagttctatccattgccaactgttgccagtttgctgcgcctatttgtctaccatcctcatctacaccatccctccatctgagttttggtctacccctttttctacttcccacaggttgtgacataaggattcttctaggagggttgttctgctgtgatcttgccagatgtcctgcccatcttagtcttcctatttttataaaggatactacgtctttaccaccaaatatatgtttatatctgtgatatatctcgtagttgtacctccttctccaaacaccattttcacagatgccaccaaatatttttctcaggatccttcgttcaaatataagcaggagattttcatctgccttggaaatggtccatgcctcagacccatatgtcaacactggttgtataagggttttgtatatggttatttttgttttttggcttaaatttctgcttctcatatgtctactcagtccaaaatagcatttgtttgctaggattattcttcgcttgatttcttccgtcatgacgttctccttggtgatcagggagcccaagtatgtgaatttgtccaccacttcaaaggtagaattatcaaccgtgagttggtggccgatgtttctggctctattgttgggtgttgatgccattatcttagttttattttcatttacttgcaggcccatattttttgaggcgtgtgacaaggtggtatacatttcttctagcttgcgtgttgtgctggcaactagatcaacatcatctgcatatgccaaaatttgggatgatttattaaaaatgtttcctctgctgtctatttgggcatccctgaccgccttttccaaagctatgttgaaaaggagacacgccagcgcatctccctgtcgcaacccaacatgcgtttcaaacgcctcttgaatattctagaattttaaTACTTCCTTTTTTTCGTCAGGGTCTTTTTTATGTGGTATAAATCTTATGTAACTTTCGTAATACCATATATCTAACAATCTACAAAGTAACTGATTTTTTATCAAATCTTTTAACATAttcaaaattgttaataaatatttttaatagagggatttaacaaaaaatatcgttgtaaaacgtaaaaaatttttaataatgaacAAGTATTagatgaatttattatttatttttgaagatGTAAGATTAAATGGCTATTTTTTAACCAATAAATAGAgagaaaatctttaaaaaaatagtttaaattaattattttttacattttttttcaaaatattgtcttATATTCTAGAAAAAAGTATCTTTACCAATGCAACACATTAAATTACAAGACCTTACTACATATTTTTATATCGGTCTCGTCGTATATTAaccaatttatattttcagtccTTGCTATTCCTTTCTCCGATAAGCACAAAAAAATCTCCATTTTCCACAAATTGAATTTTCTTTTCGCTTTTGTGATCATGATATACTTTTTTGCGATATTCAGTAGAGCCAACCAGAAACAGTTTTCTATTAAATTAGAAGAGAAAAAATAGCAGCAGAATATTTTCTCGAGGGTATAAAATTTATGTAATCATAAAACTCCGAGACCAGTTACATGTGGTCAGGATATAAGTTGCGCAAATGATCACATAACACCTGCAGGTTAATTATCTGGACAATAACAAGAGGTAGAAATAATACCATTTTTATTTACTCGTAAGGATtgcaagttttatttttaattgtaatttaatAAAAGTAGTCTTCTGAAAATAATATGTAGTAGTTATATTATATTCTACGTTACGAAAATTTTCCCTATAATATCCCGACTAACTTATTTTgcacttaatttaaaaaaattaggtCCATGTAAACGTGAAAGCATTTAATCaaattttaatgccatatttcatCATCATTTCAGTCTTCTGCGACCAAGTTGAAAGTAACTCTCccctcctcctcctcctaagtgccttctctgttgaggttggcgagcaatatggcaaatttctctctattctgggcttgatgaattaattcatttccttttgtgtgggtccaatctttGATATTTCgcagccaagattttttctttcgtcctatttcccttttaccttcaatcttgtcttctaatattacttggagctgctcaaattccctatggcgcattatttGTCCTAGATATgacatctttctaattttaatagtATTGACCTGATGAGGgtgtgtgttcattgctctcagtacttcttcattcgtagttctgctggtccagcttattcttagcattcggcggtacatccacatttcaaatgaatttaatttgttgacgtcatactgttttaatgtccaggtctgacagccatatagtaatagagaccacacataacactttagtgttctcaatcgtattaagactgatagcttggggttacagagcattttacgcatattcatgaaaccagatcttgctatttcaatgtgtcttctaatttcttttgagtgctCGAGTTGACTATTTATTTCTCTGCCCAGGtgtatgaagctttgggaactctgaaggttGATACcgtttatttgtatgttaggtgtaacttgttcatggaggtttttgtggaataccagaattttggttttggaaaaggtaatgtccaagcccagcctgtgactttcttctgataatatgttcatcaatatatttagttggtcttctgtttctgctaatactacggtgtcatcggcatatcttatattgttaatgatgattccattggctctggcaccttcagggcgatctttAAGAGAAGCTCcgattatatgttcggcatatacattaaataataggggggataaaatgcacccttgatgcactcctcgttctatgttgatttacttggtgtttccgttctctcTTCGAACtcatcctgtgtggttccagtatgtattacttatgatagctatgtcgtgtccgtccaaccctacttcttttagcacctcgatcaattttccgcgtttgatgcggtcaaaggcctttctataatcgacaaagcacacatatAGCCGTTTTTGAACCTTTAGATACCTTTCCGCTATCAatgtcaatcccataattgcttctctagtgcctgtaccctttctaaagccatattgagaacgactcaggtattcttcacacttattttgaattcggttataaattattcgcatgAAAATCTCAGCGGCAGATCTCGCCTAATATTTCCAAATTCTGTCGGTTTTAAACTTCCTACAGCCAAGTCCAAGCGATTCGTTTAACGTCGTCTGTCTATCATGTACGTGGTCCACTTCTGCTTCTTTTATCTGCCCATGGTCTCTAtaccatatttttttcttatgccatctatgacatctgtgacgcctgttctgcttcttatttctttatttctatcCTTGTCACTAAGAGTCAGTCCAAGTATCAATCGTTCCATTTGGCGGCTTTGGCCTGGGTTAAAGAGAAAGTGATTTGGCATCATAAGTCGCGATTAAGCACACATTAAAATTAATGTGGCATGTTGCTTTTGAATATGTCATGGTACAGCGATTCTTCTTTGCTGTTAAGTAGTTTAAATGTTCTTGTCCATTTGGATTTTATGACCTAAGCATTTATATTTGTGAACTAATGCTATTTCGTTGTAAAACTAAGTTAATTTTCATTGTGCTCGTTTTTGTTACCCAAACCAAATGTTTCCAGTGATGTTTTTTTCTCATCTGCCATTCTCCCCGGTTTATTGTTGAAGTCACTACACATTATGGTATAGTGTGTAATTGTATCGTTTATCACTACAGTAATGTCATCGTAGaatttctctgtttttttttagagTAAGATTTTACAGGGGTGACTTGGGTTTTAAGAGTCGTagatacgtttttttttttaattcttgtactacaaaattttaaatgtaaaacattaaCTTCTCGCTATatctgagttattttaaatgtttataaggtTATAATCACAGTACTTTTGAAAACCTATTTTATAAGATGTATCATTAACATTTAGGGCtggttgttcgaacgctaatcaaaacttgattgtaatcaaatattcaaataaaatcaaatacgtcacattttaaggttatgttgactgatttattttactcaattttattattttgagtttaaatttaaaatagaccgtaattaaactctttctggtgttaatttcatgtttttatttacaaatcaataataataataaacaatttttaataattttgacagctacTGTGACGTACCTATTTGCTTGTAGTTAAATATTTGATttcaatcaagttttgattagcgttcgaacaaccggccctttaatcgttaaataatttaatttgatagCATGTGCCTTCCCCTTAAATTTTGTGCTTTAAGAATTTATGTAGACTTAATAGCTTACGTATAATAACGTTATACACAATAGCTTTCTGAGATTAacaatttaacaaaatatttgtGCTATTCTCTTCATTCTCACGCAAAATTAAagctttttgtgtatttttagaaaagttattaatagtTTTCTAACATTTTAGTTTTGAAGCAATTTCGGTAATAATTCAGCaacaaactaacaaaaatatctttacaaactttcattttaaaggattttctatccTTTTTCAGTAAAAATGTGTCACTTTTTCATATAATTGACCGGTCTTCATCTTTAGATaaacagaacgttttcggactaacaaTTCCATCATCATTTACATTTACCAGGTGTGCATGAGTCAAGTCACTAAATATTTtggtaaaaacccttaaaatggtacaaaatttgttatacagatttggaaaaatttttacggaacataggatttttaatacaataactTAGATCCTCTGATTTgaaattaaccagtgtaaatttgtatataacgtcgcgatgttttataattaattcatTTGTTCCACTGGAGTCTCAATTCATGCCGCGATGCTGCCAGTGTAAGTGTAAAAACGAAACACAGCTAGAGTGCATGTCAATTCGCAAAACGTACGTATTTATAAATGTAGATatggaattaaaaatattatttaactaaaaaaaatggTTATGTTTTATTGCCAAAACTGCTTGAAAAAAAAGtagatttctaaaaataaaaataaaaaggaatttcaaaaataaaataataataatacactctttttaatttgaaattataaacaatatttggtTTAaggataaatttaataattcaaatattATCTATCGAACACAAACAAAATTGAtgtttataaaacattatttattatctGCACAAAACCGGACTTTCAGGAAAAATCGGTAGACGGAGCACCACTGTTGGCGTGCCACATACGCTACTACAAACCGCGGAGAAGAGGCAATCCAGTGGaacaaataaattagttataaaaCATCGCGACATTATATAGAAAtgtacactggttaattgcaaatcaggtAATCTTagtaattgtattaaaaatcctaCGTTCGTAAATACAATTCCAAATGTGTATATTACATCTTTGTTAATGAGTTGGTgtcatgttaaatttttttttcatccaAAAATTGTTTTTAGGGAATGTACTGACAGAACGAACATTTCCCTCTGAAAGCAGAAAGCATCTCAAAAATGGTAACAAATGCTGAATGATTataataggcgagcggtttacacCCAGATGCAGAGCTGaaaccaaaccttttttattcgattttatatatttttcaagtttaaatctattttttttgcatttttccaAGTGGACCGAAAATTGTTGTTATTACataaataacataacaaaaaaacaatttcccgaatcgcttatttttttttaggaGTATCCCATCGAAATAAATACTTTTCCCAtcttggtaatttttttaaaaacgccttgttttttgtgttttgtaaTTTGTTGTTAAAAAAATGCCTTAGTTAgtgatttttggtatttttttctaaaaaactactaaatgaattacaTTTGCAATTTATTGACTACTAATCTCAATTGCAAAaagctttataatttttaaaattgccAACTATGTTTTTAGCAAGAAACAAACCCCTTATcattgtcaaaatatttttacttatacgTGAGGGTTCAAAAACTATAAACCTGTTTGTTGAATTGTAATTAATTCagtagttttttattaaaaaagtcacAAAAGTCACTAATTAGGCATTTTTTTTTCAAGATAGCATTTTCAAAAAATTACcaagaaagaaaaagtatttattttgatAAGATATGGCTAAAAAATTTTACTTGAAGCAATCCGGTAAATGGtttgtttttgtataagttatttattaatacaaATTTCCGGTCGTCTTGGAAAAACTAAAACCAAAATCATGTGAACTTGAAAAAGTatatagaatttaataaaaaaaaaggtttgATGTGGTAGAGATACAAAAAAAATCATCGTAGTCATCCTAAGATAAAAACAATTCTTTCATCCAAAGATTCCTTCTGCACTGGCGCGATTACAATAACCTAGCCCAGGTGAATACAAGAGTCCTATAAAAGCACGGATTTACATTTCATCAGTGGGATTAGCATTTCGTTCGTGtaaatagttatttatatttctttcaatGATACCATATATGTATCATGTTATCCAAAAAATAGTTCCAAATCTCGAAAGCGTCCTTtaaattttaatagttttatttttgtaggcCCTGGTGAccgaatttttattttatgctgTCTTGTACTAGTGGTTTTTGGCTTTGGAGAATGCTATTTTCAGTGAGTTGTACAGTTCTTGcctaaaacaataataatttatagaATATGTATTAGCATGACCTGCTAATACATGTTCTAGTTTGTTAACATACCTATATAGAAAATACGTGCAGAACCGCAACTCTTTCATCTGCATCTGATGTCTCCTGTTTTGATTTACCGTCTTGATTTAAAACCTCCTCAATGTCCTGTTTCTCTTCCTTTGATTCATCTTCGCATGCcactgattatatatatatatatatatatatatatatatatatatatatatatatatatatatatatatatatatatatatatattgtagcgttataactgctacattgcctgctttctttcttatgttaatatatttcgttaattctattctccaatttccatatcttctgtcataattcatattcttctatatcctccattgtatctcttatttttctatatattttctcagatatagattgtatcagaattatgtcgttacttaattgattcattattctcttttcatttttactggtatttggtataaaaaccagttggcgtccaaatctatcttctttatatatatatatttcagtatctacctttcctattttcttaataatcatcatttttatcttttactcaagtttctaaagaatgaattttattttcatctctatttctgttactttggaacgagaggtgccatctttattctctgtttagtttaatgctagtgacaaagactcctttttgttgacatttcccccttcccgttcgatacaaaagtcgatataatggcttttatttctaaaaatgtcgattttcttcatgactttagtataataaccaattgttgtgtcgtctcctgaattaggagtcaacctccgggatacatttctcaggtgcgggtcaatttatattaacatccagaagaccaaccggcctgagaatggcactatcattccattaggagagttgactccaggggaagaaaatccacaactaacaacatggcttgctaacaaccatagcagaaaagaccaggataaaacctaggatttggtgacaagcatttttccttactataatgtaacactgtagcaagaagtcaaataatttttatttaaattcaatatatttaaacatgtatttttctctcatttttttaatattttaataaacatgtgttaatttaactgtgtattgtttcttctttttacttgtttgcgtgtgttgctccagagtaggccatattcacgtcctgagtgagctagccagggagtgtttcgtataacgtctaatgtagcaattttgcaattgatacattaggggttatgacgttaaacattggtcccaacgggaaacgatttgtcactccaacgttgttagtgatgttagtcggattgtagcagcaaactaaggtttgcggttacaagttgacaacagcagctcaacgttgggatgttacaaattgagcctcgaaggattacaaattggcacccaatgaatgttcgttggaacgttacaaattggtgcctaacgttacaatatatatatatatatatatatatatatatatatatatatatatatatatatatatatatatatatatatatatatatatatattgaaatgatattgaacATGGGAGaaggaaaaatagtgtttaaatgTAAAAGggacaaaaaataatttataagttatatagtaGATAATATTGGATGTAGGGGTTGTTTGGttgttttaataagttatatactagagaattttataaaaattatttatatgagggtattcttaagaaattagcatataataagtgtaaaaagttttatcttaataattaaaatattgtaaatatatttaagtgagccatgtgcatagacaaccaactatacatttaagTGACAGACAGAGAAATGgactattccagaaaattcagatatggaggaaatggaacaaatcgaatatgatttcttgccagatggttctggaagattgaaaaggtataaatactcggtgatttggattcaaaatgcccagtccagttagtaagaaagttagttagagttagtaagaaagttagttacagttagttgttcagtaagtttcaagatagtcagtcagaaggtacagatgttcaatatagtgagttaaatgaagattaagaaacagtataaaaaaaatattattgaagattaaaaattatgttatgtataaatggtgattgaataatggaagaagtattaattgaaaattgaaattatataatatatttggtgattggatattggtatattgaaaagaagaataaatataaatgctgttaagaagaaaaatattttaaattggtggaagctgataattggaaaaagtaatttcacaaaaacaaggataaccgaggctgagaacgaagacattgagtggtgattaaaatctatatagtggaaaacagtttatttaggcattcagtgacagaaaggtacaaaattttgttataataatttagtTACTGTCatagaatttcaattttaaagatagtttgtttaaattttacattgtctatataatttaattagtttcataagaattttaatttaaagatagtttattttaaaatttacattggttatgttagatatatatgtgtgtttcataatagatataataaagataatttaaaaaagtgcttacaaactaattctttgagaaccgcgataaaaaccctatatatatatatatatatatatatatatatatatatatatatatatatatatatatatatatattattaaaaaatactcattgctcatcattcacaaacaatacatcatcacaattatatatatatatatatatatatatatatatatatatatatatatatatatatatatatatatatatatatatatatatatatatatatatatatctatattagaacgtttttcgatttttcgacgttgtccgatgcctaactTCCACGTCCTTCTATAGTCCCATTGGCCATCTAAGATCCCTTGTACTCATTGCCTTGGTTACCCCTTCTTTCCATgtctttttgggtcttcctcgTTTTTTACGGTTTGGTAGTACCCACTGCATAATCTTTTTGGGCAATCTTGTGTCTTCCATTCTTTGAAAATGATCATACCAAATTAACTGTTTCGTCTCAATATCTGTTGTTAAGTAACCGTCTACTCCAATTCCTCAAATTATTTCCTCAATTCGAACTCCTTGCGGGATATACCTAACGTTCTTTTGAACATATCCATTTCTACAGCTTCTAATTTTTTTCTGTTGTTCTCGGTTATTCGCCAAGTTTCTGCTCCGTAAACGAGGCTGCTtttaattagtgttttatatatattgtattttcgctTTATTCCTATTTCAGAGCTCCAACGTATTTCATTTAGGCAGCCAATTGTTCTTCTAGCTTGTGTTACCCTTTTCTTTATTTCCTCATCGTCTTTTCCAGTTCTATAGAAGATTACTCTAAGGTACGTGTATTCACTACAGGAtgtaatttctttattattttccaGTTCGATATTGGATAACACAACTCCTATGGGTAGGTATTTAGTTTTTTCCACATTAATTTCCAAGCCCCACTGTTTATACTCCTCCTTTAGTTTCCTTGCCATATACTCTAGATCGTCTTTATCATTAGCTATGATGACTTGGTCATCATCAAATTGTAaggtatataaacaaataaattcaCTATCACTATTATTTCAgatattcaatcaacggtattaTCTAGTCCCACTTCTTCTAAATTTTTGCAAGTAAGCTTGCCCGTGCTCGTAATCCCCTATTGCTAATATCCAACAATCTTTGAATTATAATTAGGGAAACGTACAAATATCTAAAAGCTTACCTCAAAATTATTTGTATCGATGTTAGTGGCGCCGGTCTGAGACAACCGAAAGCTCGTTTACTACAACACATTAGTACACTGTAATGAACACACGACGACTAACCCTAAGTCACAACGATACATAAAAGTACCGAAACTTTTGACTCCTTACAATAATCTGTTTAACACCAACATCAAAAAAAGAGTCTACCCAGTCTCTCACACAGTGATGCCATTACCCAAAGGTTAATTTCTTTATTACcatatctttatattttaaaataaaacattttaagaaaatattgttACCTTTCAAAACCCTTGGTATACTCgtattttagttttgttttttgatattttttcagTCTAGGAAGTCCACGAATGCTAAGTAAATTGGCAGGTTATAGTCAGTGAATTCTTCCATTACAAGCTGTAGGAAATGTTTATAAAATAGAAAATTCTACACTAACAATAACATCTCTCGGCACAAAAGTATATTTGaaagttttatggtttaaaataaATACACATCCGGTTAATTCCGCTACAAACATAACACTAACTAAATCTCCATCCTCACAACCCCAAGAAAAAGCAAACAGCTTTTGCAGAGAAACCTTTAGATAAATAAATAactcgaagaacttttctggcaTCCTTCCTTCACTGCATAATCCTGAGTAAATATCTGTCAGCCACTTTGTGGAGACTCATGTTTGACTTTGAGACTCTAATTTTAAGGATTTACTCGTATTTATATCAAACAGAGATTTCGGATTTAAGTGGTTAAGAGACATGTTACAAAGCTTTGTGTAATCACATATATAGATGACATAGCCCTTGGCAAACAAAGACATATTTCGCAGACTAAAGATatcaattttttatttgcaatatcGACATTataataacttttaaatattaaaattattttcttctggAAGTTTACACACTGACAGGTTGTTTACATAATATTAAATCAGATAATGAAGTTTTTACAATTGATCTGCAATCTGTGCTACTCTGTCCAAAGTCCAATGTGAGCTTTCtctattacaaaacaaaacttatCGTACATAACTTCATGATTTACGATCTAAAACACCAGCAAGGtgaattttttttgtagaatgaaaCTGGGCGTTGGGTAAAAACTAATGAGTTTGCAACCATAATAGtaaatttccccaaaaaaaagtAGAGGCTAATCCTcgagataaaaaaaaactaattatatttTGTATAGCGATGGTTACGCTGCTCAAAAACAGAAATTCTGTGTTAGCAAACGCCCTCTTCAACTTAgcaacagaaaaatatttaactataaTAGAAAAGTATCTCCAGAAAGATCATACCCAGATGAAGGCAGATAGCATGTAATAATATGCAAAAAGTATGTTTGAAAAATCCCTAGAGAGTAGAGTACTTATCGCAtgacttttttaaaaacattgaaggtaatacagtgtggcgcaccgaaaacgaaacagaggcatttactggcagatgattccttttttgaaaaaacgctcggacccgtcgattttgttttcgaggggggcataaaattggcataaaatcactttaacatttgcagccccttaagcgggtgtggcatcatccctaaaatcttaaatgtaaaggggggtcgaatgatccattatttgaaaggtctttcaactccctttataatcaggtaaaattcatgtattcaattcaatagttttggagatttattgatttaaagtttaaagtagactttaataggtacatcaaattagtttgtacttctttcagaagaaatttgagtaaaagcattttcttgataattaAATGCtgttatttactacgcccatggtttattaataataaagatagcaattgaagtgtcctttgtgacaaaaaaagttgtttcttgaagaaagataagtagagaatgccacgtacttattttaaataggaaatagtacattagtttgcgattgatttgaccaatctttgttgttaaaatatcacttattgctttatacataaattaaccatggtatattccacggcagaaagggttgaaattattgaaatattttttggaaataatcagtgcgctaatagaacagcacaaatttt
Coding sequences:
- the LOC140444311 gene encoding uncharacterized protein, with product MARKLKEEYKQWGLEINVEKTKYLPIGVVLSNIELENNKEITSCSEYTYLRVIFYRTGKDDEEIKKRVTQARRTIGCLNEIRWSSEIGIKRKYNIYKTLIKSSLVYGAETWRITENNRKKLEAVEMDMFKRTLGISRKEFELRK